DNA sequence from the Moorena sp. SIOASIH genome:
TCTAGGTAAGACTGATAGCAGTTATCATAGCTATGAAGTCACAATATTTTTTCCCTGCTCCCTGCTCCCTACTCCCTACTCCCTACTCCCTGCTCCCTATTCCCTAAAACCCAGAAAGACCTCACCCAATTTATAACTGCTATATTAAATAGTTGAAATCTTAAACACAGAAATATGGTTATCATTCAACTGTTTAATATTGCCAATATCTTCGTTTTGCCCTTTTGGATTCTAATGATTTTATTGCCAAATTGGGGCATTACCAGGCGAGTAATGGAATCCTATCTTCCCTTCGTCGCTCTAGCAGCTTTATATATTTACCTATTTATTAATAGCATTACACCAGAATCCGCCCAAGCCTTATCCAATCCTCAGTTAGCCGATATTGCCCGTTTCTTTAGTGACGAAACCGTTGCTGCTACTGGCTGGATACACTACCTAGTCTTCGACTTATTTGTAGGGCGTTGGATTTATTGGCAAGGGCAACAGGCTGGTATTTGGACTATTCATTCCCTAGTGCTGTGCTTATTTGCAGGACCAATCGGACTACTTTCTCATATTATTACCGCTTGGGTTACCAAAAAATCTACCTCAGATACTCCCTTAGACCCTGAAACTACCAGTCCATCACAGACATAGTAAGCGCGTTTATATCTGGGTTGTAAACACAGGTATTGCTTAAAAAGGCAATAGGCAAGAGGCAAAAGACAATAGGGGAAAGAGGTCTGGAGTTTTCTTGGACAATAAAAAAAGACCATACAGGTTTACATCTCACTTACAGCACTACCCATTAAGGTTAGGAGATTGATACAAGTTTCAAAGCTGTTATGCTAAAAGTTTGTTTTTTGCCTATTGCCTATTGCCTATTGCCTATTGCCTATTGCCTATTGCCTATTGCCTATTGCCTATTGCCTTTTGCCTTTTGCCTATTGCCTTTTGCCTTGCCCTATGTCTTTGCCTATATTAAGAAATATTTCACTTGGCCAGTTACCTTGACGTTTCTTTTTTTTTTAAGCTACTCTTTAAAGCAAGAGGTATTTAAAAGTTAACTAAAGGCTTAAGGAAAAAGAAACACCACCTCTAGGTTGCTCTACCATCGTTCCAACTCAACACTAAAGGCTTTGAGCATAATGAGAAACAACATCAAAAATACTTTTGAAGCTGTTGAAAAATTAATTGGGAATATTTACAAGGAATGGGGTAGTTTTCATGAGCATATCCGTGAGCAATTACCCCCAGAATACTACAGTGAAATCGAAAGTTTAAATAGCCAATTTCAGGTAGCGGTAAGTGAATTTATCAAAGAACTTAGTGAACCGGTTCTCACCTTAGCCACAACAGGGACAACTAGCAGTGGTAAAAGTACCCTGGTCAACTTCTTGTGTGGGGCAGAAATTGTACCAGTTGCCGTACAAGAAATGAGTGCAGGGGTTGTGATTGTAGAATACAGTGAAACGAAATATCTGAAAATTGATCAAACTCCAGGGGCAATTTGGGAATGTGGAGAATGGAATAATCTTACAGACGAAGACATTTATGACCGTTTAGACCAAGTAATGAAGTCCTATCTTCAAGCTAATCGAGACGGAAAAACTAGTGTTGCTTGTCCACAAACAACGATATATTACCCTTTCCGACTTGTAGCTGATCCTAACCTGCTTGATTTGCCTGAAAAAACAACAGTGCGAATCATGGATCTTCCGGGTTTAGCTCATGTGGGTGATGAAGGGAATGGCTCTGTGATTAGAAAATGCAAAGAAGCCTTATGTATAGTTACCTATAATAGTGCAGAAACCGATAGACAAAAAGTTAGTA
Encoded proteins:
- a CDS encoding ABA4-like family protein, with the protein product MVIIQLFNIANIFVLPFWILMILLPNWGITRRVMESYLPFVALAALYIYLFINSITPESAQALSNPQLADIARFFSDETVAATGWIHYLVFDLFVGRWIYWQGQQAGIWTIHSLVLCLFAGPIGLLSHIITAWVTKKSTSDTPLDPETTSPSQT